Proteins co-encoded in one Rhodococcus sp. PAMC28707 genomic window:
- a CDS encoding glycerol-3-phosphate dehydrogenase/oxidase: MTTLSASLDRARRTNDLAVLGNTTEPVDVVVIGGGITGTGVALDAASRGLSVVLVEKHDLAFGTSRWSSKLVHGGLRYLATGNVGIARRSSVERGLLMTRNAPHLVTAMPQLVPLLPSMSAGSKALVRTGFIAGDVLRFAARTPASTLPRSRKVSAARAIGLVPAVERDGLTGGLLAYDGQLIDDARLVVAVARTAAQHGARILTKVAASQATGSSVRLTDQLTGEGFDLAARLVINATGVWASEVDTSIRLRPSRGTHLVFDAKSFGNPTAALTVPIPGETNRFVFAMPEQLGRVYVGLTDEEAPGPIPDEPVATDKEIDFLLATVNTALGTAVTRKDVLGSFAGLRPLIDTGEGRTSDVSRNHAVLESPNGVFSVVGGKLTEFRHMAQDVLDRAGRARGLELAPCRTRSLPLVGAPGNPATPLAPPRDDVPASIVARYGGEASAVIENATCERPLERVADGIDVTRAEFEFAVRYEGALDVSDIVDRRTRIGLVAADRAAVVDVAATFVH; the protein is encoded by the coding sequence GTGACTACTTTGTCCGCATCGCTCGATCGCGCGCGCCGCACGAATGACCTGGCCGTACTCGGCAACACCACCGAGCCTGTCGACGTCGTCGTCATCGGTGGCGGTATCACCGGTACCGGAGTTGCGCTCGATGCAGCATCTCGTGGGCTCAGCGTGGTTCTCGTGGAGAAGCACGATCTGGCTTTCGGCACCAGCCGGTGGAGCTCCAAACTCGTCCATGGAGGTCTGCGCTATCTCGCCACCGGCAACGTCGGGATAGCACGACGCAGCTCCGTCGAACGCGGTTTGCTGATGACGCGCAACGCACCTCACCTGGTGACGGCAATGCCACAGTTGGTGCCCCTGTTGCCATCGATGTCGGCCGGGTCGAAAGCGTTGGTGCGGACGGGGTTTATCGCTGGAGATGTGCTGAGATTCGCCGCGCGCACCCCGGCGTCGACGCTGCCTCGCTCGCGTAAGGTCAGCGCCGCGCGGGCAATCGGACTGGTGCCTGCTGTGGAAAGGGACGGGCTTACCGGCGGTTTGCTCGCTTACGACGGACAGCTGATCGACGACGCCCGCCTCGTCGTGGCGGTTGCTCGCACGGCAGCTCAGCACGGCGCGCGAATTCTCACCAAAGTCGCGGCGTCGCAGGCCACTGGTTCATCGGTGCGATTGACCGACCAACTGACCGGGGAGGGCTTCGATCTCGCGGCTCGTCTCGTCATCAACGCGACCGGCGTATGGGCCAGCGAGGTCGATACCTCCATCCGTCTACGCCCCAGTCGTGGAACACATCTGGTGTTCGACGCGAAGTCTTTTGGGAACCCGACAGCAGCATTGACGGTGCCGATCCCCGGTGAGACGAACCGATTCGTCTTCGCGATGCCGGAGCAGTTGGGCCGGGTGTACGTGGGCCTCACCGACGAAGAGGCCCCAGGCCCGATCCCCGACGAACCGGTAGCGACGGACAAGGAGATCGACTTTCTGCTCGCTACCGTGAACACCGCACTCGGCACTGCAGTCACCCGAAAGGATGTGCTGGGAAGTTTCGCAGGTCTACGGCCGTTGATCGATACCGGCGAGGGTCGAACTTCGGATGTGTCTCGCAACCATGCGGTGCTGGAGTCCCCGAACGGCGTCTTCAGCGTGGTCGGCGGGAAGCTTACCGAGTTCCGGCATATGGCGCAGGACGTCCTCGACCGCGCCGGGCGGGCCCGGGGTCTCGAGCTCGCGCCGTGTCGGACTCGTTCGTTGCCGCTGGTAGGTGCTCCTGGAAATCCGGCGACGCCACTCGCTCCCCCGCGGGACGATGTACCGGCATCCATCGTCGCACGGTATGGAGGCGAGGCCTCGGCAGTCATCGAGAATGCAACGTGCGAACGCCCCCTCGAGCGGGTTGCCGACGGGATCGACGTCACCCGCGCCGAGTTCGAGTTCGCAGTGCGGTATGAAGGCGCACTCGACGTGT
- a CDS encoding TetR/AcrR family transcriptional regulator produces the protein MLSTCNDAIDAVEAQVLDAAAQCVVDYGFARVTLAEIARRAEVSRPTIYRRWPDMNSVLAAVLTDRITGAVVHVPERGDSREQLVERIVSIAGLLRSDAVVMSVLHTAPEFLMVYITGRLGTSQHFAIAALEGGIARGQAHGSIRNGNTRELAAMVLLTVQSVLQSGQLVESILDGDSLATELAYMLNGYLTS, from the coding sequence ATGCTGTCAACCTGTAACGATGCCATCGACGCAGTCGAGGCTCAGGTGCTCGACGCTGCGGCGCAGTGCGTCGTCGACTACGGTTTCGCGAGGGTCACACTCGCCGAAATCGCCCGCCGCGCCGAAGTGAGCCGACCGACGATCTACCGAAGATGGCCTGACATGAACTCCGTGTTGGCCGCGGTCTTGACCGACCGAATCACCGGGGCCGTCGTTCACGTTCCCGAGCGCGGCGATTCGCGTGAGCAGTTGGTGGAGAGAATCGTGTCCATCGCAGGCCTGCTGCGCAGTGACGCGGTAGTGATGTCGGTGCTGCACACTGCACCCGAATTCTTGATGGTCTACATCACCGGAAGACTCGGCACCAGTCAGCACTTCGCGATCGCAGCACTCGAAGGCGGGATCGCGCGAGGTCAAGCTCACGGCAGCATCCGCAACGGCAATACCCGCGAACTGGCCGCTATGGTGCTGCTCACCGTGCAGTCCGTCCTCCAGTCAGGACAGCTCGTCGAGTCGATTCTCGACGGCGATTCACTCGCAACGGAACTCGCCTACATGTTGAACGGATACCTCACCTCGTGA
- a CDS encoding FAD-binding oxidoreductase, giving the protein MKWNAWGSANAAKPLSANISNLLEQVLGVHKADANGPGVEQVRLRSTAITENDRAALAEIVGEEHISTADADRLYRAGGKSTMDLLRRKSTDEQDAPDAVLAPSSEDEIAAVLAYCSSARVAVVPFGGGTSVVGGLDPERGQCKAVVSVDLRRFDELHSLDEVSGEAVLGAGVTGPNAEELLRAKGFSLGHFPQSFEFATIGGFAATRSSGQNSAGYGRFDDMILGLRMVTPAGVLDVGRAPASAAGPDLRQLIVGSEGIFGIITQVRVQVHRVPDTTRYEAWNFPDFATGAAALRAVEQTDSGPTVIRLSDEAETGVNLATSDKIGGEQVAGGCLAITLFEGTAAHSASRHAEARDLLVAHGGTSLGEDIARDWQHGRFGAPYLRDALLDSGALCETLETATTWSNLLHLKATVTESLTSALSETGTPALVLCHISHVYRTGASLYFTVVAGQRGDAIDQWKTVKAAVSQSIVSNGGTITHHHAVGADHRAWMTEEIGDLGIEVLRAVKRTLDPAGILNPGKLIP; this is encoded by the coding sequence ATGAAGTGGAATGCATGGGGAAGCGCGAATGCCGCGAAGCCTCTCTCCGCAAACATCAGCAACTTGCTCGAGCAGGTGCTCGGCGTGCACAAGGCAGACGCCAACGGTCCCGGTGTGGAGCAGGTACGGCTACGGTCGACCGCGATCACGGAGAATGATCGCGCGGCACTGGCCGAGATCGTCGGCGAAGAGCACATCAGTACGGCAGACGCCGACCGCCTGTACCGAGCAGGCGGAAAGTCCACCATGGATCTGCTGCGCCGAAAAAGCACCGACGAGCAGGATGCGCCGGACGCGGTGCTCGCGCCTTCCAGTGAGGACGAGATCGCTGCCGTTCTTGCCTATTGCTCGTCCGCGCGGGTGGCGGTCGTTCCCTTCGGCGGAGGAACCAGCGTGGTCGGCGGTCTCGACCCCGAACGAGGACAGTGCAAGGCAGTCGTCTCAGTGGATCTGCGACGCTTCGACGAACTCCATTCGCTCGACGAGGTGTCCGGAGAGGCCGTTCTCGGCGCCGGTGTGACCGGGCCGAACGCCGAGGAGTTGTTGCGGGCCAAGGGCTTTTCGCTGGGGCACTTCCCGCAGAGCTTCGAGTTCGCGACCATCGGGGGATTCGCGGCGACGCGATCCTCCGGTCAGAATTCGGCTGGGTACGGCCGTTTCGACGACATGATTCTAGGTCTTCGGATGGTCACTCCCGCCGGAGTTCTCGATGTCGGCCGTGCGCCTGCGTCGGCGGCGGGTCCTGATCTGCGTCAGTTGATTGTCGGATCCGAGGGCATCTTCGGGATCATTACTCAGGTTCGCGTGCAGGTGCATCGTGTCCCAGATACCACGCGATACGAGGCCTGGAACTTCCCGGATTTTGCAACAGGCGCAGCAGCGTTGCGCGCGGTCGAGCAGACCGACAGCGGACCCACTGTCATCCGACTGTCCGACGAGGCAGAAACAGGCGTCAACCTCGCGACCTCGGACAAGATCGGTGGTGAACAGGTCGCCGGTGGATGTCTGGCAATCACCCTGTTCGAAGGGACCGCCGCGCACTCTGCCAGCCGGCACGCGGAGGCCCGCGACCTGCTCGTGGCTCACGGTGGAACCTCTCTCGGCGAGGACATTGCGCGTGATTGGCAGCACGGCCGGTTCGGGGCACCGTACTTGCGGGATGCACTTCTCGACTCGGGCGCATTGTGCGAGACGCTGGAGACCGCTACTACGTGGTCCAACTTGCTTCACCTCAAAGCCACCGTCACCGAGTCCTTGACCTCCGCACTGAGTGAAACCGGTACCCCCGCCTTGGTTCTGTGCCATATTTCGCACGTGTACCGCACCGGTGCGTCGCTGTACTTCACCGTGGTCGCAGGTCAGCGTGGCGATGCCATCGACCAGTGGAAGACCGTGAAAGCTGCTGTGTCGCAATCGATCGTGAGCAACGGCGGCACCATCACTCATCATCACGCAGTCGGCGCCGACCATCGGGCCTGGATGACCGAGGAAATAGGTGACCTCGGAATCGAGGTGCTGCGCGCGGTGAAGAGAACATTGGACCCTGCAGGCATCCTCAACCCGGGTAAGCTGATCCCGTGA
- a CDS encoding diacylglycerol kinase: MTRDGERRQREIRRITLLANPAAGHGNAPHAASRAVTRFQQLGIDVRAIVGIDSTHALALAREALELGTDAFVVVGGDGVISIALQVLAGTDVPLGIIPAGTGNDHAREYHLPTNDPEAAAEIVADGWTEHVDLGRIRTQDGTERWFGTVMASGFDSLVSDRTNRMRWPHGRMRYNVAIVAEFLNLKPLPFRLVLDGNEVLELDVTLVAVGNTRSYGGGMLICPEADRTDGLLDITVVASGSRMRLIRFFPSVFRGTHVEREEVSTYRARSITVDSPGINAYADGERVGRLPAEVESVPRALHVLVPHSS, encoded by the coding sequence GTGACCCGGGACGGTGAACGACGCCAACGCGAAATTCGCCGCATCACGCTCCTGGCCAACCCCGCAGCTGGGCACGGTAATGCGCCGCACGCAGCCAGCCGCGCAGTGACACGGTTTCAGCAGTTGGGGATCGACGTGCGCGCCATCGTCGGAATCGACAGCACACATGCACTGGCCCTGGCGCGTGAGGCACTCGAACTCGGTACCGATGCATTCGTCGTCGTGGGCGGAGACGGAGTCATCTCCATCGCCTTGCAGGTCCTCGCCGGCACCGACGTCCCGCTGGGGATCATTCCAGCCGGAACCGGAAACGACCACGCCCGTGAATACCATTTGCCCACAAATGATCCCGAGGCGGCAGCCGAGATCGTGGCCGATGGCTGGACCGAACATGTCGACCTCGGACGTATCCGCACGCAGGACGGCACCGAACGCTGGTTCGGCACCGTCATGGCGTCCGGTTTCGATTCACTGGTCAGCGATCGCACCAATCGGATGCGCTGGCCACACGGGCGAATGCGCTACAACGTTGCCATCGTCGCCGAGTTCCTGAACTTGAAACCGTTGCCGTTTCGGCTGGTGCTCGACGGCAACGAGGTCCTCGAACTCGACGTGACCCTGGTGGCGGTCGGTAACACCCGCTCTTACGGCGGCGGCATGCTCATCTGTCCCGAAGCCGACCGAACCGACGGACTGCTCGACATCACTGTTGTCGCTTCAGGTTCGCGCATGCGGCTGATTCGATTCTTCCCCAGCGTATTTCGCGGTACTCACGTCGAGCGGGAAGAGGTGAGCACCTACCGAGCCCGATCCATCACTGTCGACTCGCCCGGAATCAACGCCTATGCAGACGGCGAACGCGTCGGCAGGCTTCCCGCCGAAGTCGAGTCGGTGCCACGGGCGTTACATGTCCTCGTGCCCCACAGCAGCTAG